A genomic window from Terrisporobacter glycolicus ATCC 14880 = DSM 1288 includes:
- a CDS encoding DUF4430 domain-containing protein, protein MKRVLKRFISVLTALILTFSACFVKVPTAYADEKKPVGHVTVSMEKFTLGLGYIIEPVLVPIYEGDTGATVITRMIDENLGKGSYEYTGSIGDQSGEVGQSFYLASVKDKDHRDAKIPEYILKECDEPYGRDREDWLGEFDYTFMSGWMYAVNNWFPNYGCGQYKLKDGDVMRWQFTTWGYGSDLGSTFMGGGDALVNPPVKDKLTTAIATVNSSEEKEKLLQNKEVKKSYDEAMKVAQDMETTESKVKSATENLESSIKKYEKDKINQSVSNAIKETGTYLLKTVPEAGFGTFSGEWTVLGLARGGIEVPNGYNEKYVENVKKVIAEKKGVLHKAKYTEYSRLILGFSSIGLDATEIEVKDPNTSEMVTYNMVAPLGDFNGVKRQGINGPIFALIALDTRGYEIPKAPEGKTQTTREMLIDYILGKEITQTSGEIGGWALSGNSPDPDITAMAIQSLAPYYNTNEKVKSAVDRGVTQLSKLQLDNGAYNSWGTMNSESTAQVIVALTALGIDPLEDERFIKVNSKTGKESNLLSGIMQFYSEGGGFKHVLDMNTDAMATDQGMYALVAYQRFLDGKSSLYDMQDQINYTLDDVELYDDETKQLEVKGAPGCSLGKINWSVENKDVATISDEGLLTAKKAGTAKVSAKIGSKTITATVTVKKNPAKIVMEKIDALGEITLAKEEQVKEVRKAYEDLSDEFKRKVTNLNILIDAEKTISEIKEENQKVVDEFVSKVNKIDLSGGFSQEVKGYVLGLKEIYDNLDKYQKSLVPQTTLHKLTNSLSEIDKLEVKNLLSILDSIQIPATEEDLDKVTAFLAAYDAMSDSQKSKEEVKNAKAKIDEILLEIDEEKAYEQMAKELASDVKKFNTPMNRKELETAKSLVKRHKELNDRAKLYFSEDKEAVENLDKIKVNIEQIATADEFDNAIRDYVVDNINSKEKLKSARAKLDTYNKLSDEVKSYVTEKEKVESLKSAIFKAEENLAKAKEVDDLINALPEKITESDHGMVLSVKEKYDALTYDQKGFVENIDKLNNALSQILEKFEKKLEVNDIKSTDEVVTGKGEAGANIDIYVDEILVGNGSVNEDGTFEVEIPELEEGKTVSIKMTKEGYETLEVIKTVLKGNNSTNPGDGNQDDDNDQDNDNNQGDDQKPDSDEDQDVEDDQNQGGNQNNDNSNQNSSGSGSNVQTGDPSSVGYLAMGILAVGGLFFVRKNKNN, encoded by the coding sequence ATGAAGAGGGTATTGAAAAGGTTTATATCAGTATTAACAGCATTAATACTTACATTTTCAGCATGTTTTGTAAAAGTACCTACTGCTTATGCAGATGAAAAGAAGCCTGTAGGACACGTTACAGTAAGTATGGAAAAATTCACTTTAGGCCTTGGTTATATTATTGAACCAGTTTTGGTGCCTATATATGAAGGTGATACAGGAGCGACAGTAATAACTAGAATGATCGACGAAAATTTAGGAAAAGGTAGTTACGAATATACAGGAAGTATAGGTGATCAATCAGGAGAAGTAGGACAATCATTCTATTTGGCAAGTGTTAAAGATAAGGATCATAGAGATGCTAAAATACCAGAATATATTCTTAAAGAATGTGATGAACCATATGGAAGAGATAGAGAAGATTGGTTAGGGGAGTTTGACTATACTTTCATGTCAGGTTGGATGTATGCCGTTAACAATTGGTTTCCAAATTACGGATGTGGACAATATAAGTTAAAAGATGGAGACGTAATGAGATGGCAATTTACAACTTGGGGATATGGTAGCGATTTAGGGTCAACGTTTATGGGTGGAGGAGATGCACTAGTAAATCCACCAGTAAAAGACAAGTTAACTACAGCTATAGCGACAGTTAATAGCTCAGAAGAAAAAGAAAAATTACTTCAAAATAAAGAAGTAAAAAAATCATATGATGAAGCTATGAAAGTAGCTCAAGACATGGAAACTACTGAATCAAAAGTAAAATCTGCAACTGAAAATCTAGAATCAAGTATTAAAAAATATGAAAAAGATAAAATAAACCAATCTGTTTCTAATGCAATAAAAGAAACAGGTACTTACTTATTAAAAACTGTACCAGAAGCTGGATTTGGAACATTTAGCGGAGAATGGACTGTTTTAGGCTTAGCTAGAGGTGGAATAGAAGTACCAAATGGATACAACGAAAAATACGTTGAAAATGTAAAAAAAGTTATAGCTGAGAAAAAAGGTGTACTACATAAAGCTAAATATACTGAGTATTCTAGACTTATTTTAGGATTTTCTTCAATAGGACTAGATGCTACTGAAATAGAAGTAAAAGATCCTAATACTAGTGAAATGGTTACTTATAATATGGTAGCACCACTTGGAGATTTTAATGGAGTTAAAAGACAAGGTATAAATGGACCTATATTTGCTCTTATAGCTTTAGATACTAGAGGATATGAAATACCAAAAGCACCAGAGGGTAAAACTCAAACTACAAGAGAAATGCTAATAGATTATATATTAGGCAAAGAAATAACTCAAACATCAGGAGAAATTGGAGGATGGGCGTTAAGTGGTAATTCACCAGATCCGGATATAACAGCTATGGCCATTCAATCTTTAGCACCATACTATAATACTAATGAAAAAGTAAAATCTGCAGTAGATAGAGGAGTAACTCAACTTTCGAAATTACAATTAGACAACGGAGCATATAATAGCTGGGGAACAATGAATAGTGAATCTACAGCTCAAGTTATAGTGGCTCTTACTGCACTTGGTATAGATCCATTAGAAGATGAAAGATTTATAAAAGTAAATAGTAAAACAGGAAAAGAAAGTAATTTATTAAGTGGAATAATGCAATTCTACAGTGAAGGTGGAGGATTTAAACACGTATTAGATATGAATACAGATGCTATGGCAACAGACCAAGGAATGTATGCTTTAGTTGCTTATCAAAGATTTTTAGATGGCAAATCTTCACTTTATGATATGCAAGACCAAATTAATTATACATTAGATGATGTAGAGTTATATGATGATGAAACTAAACAATTAGAAGTTAAAGGTGCACCAGGTTGTTCATTAGGTAAAATAAATTGGTCAGTAGAAAACAAAGATGTAGCTACTATATCAGATGAAGGACTTTTAACAGCTAAAAAAGCAGGAACTGCAAAAGTAAGCGCCAAAATAGGAAGTAAAACAATAACAGCAACAGTAACTGTAAAGAAAAATCCTGCTAAAATAGTAATGGAAAAAATAGATGCTTTGGGTGAAATTACTTTGGCAAAAGAAGAACAAGTAAAAGAAGTTAGAAAAGCTTATGAAGATTTAAGTGATGAGTTTAAACGAAAAGTTACTAACCTAAATATATTAATTGATGCTGAAAAAACAATATCTGAAATTAAAGAAGAAAATCAAAAAGTGGTAGATGAATTTGTTTCGAAAGTTAATAAAATTGATTTATCTGGAGGATTTTCACAAGAAGTAAAAGGCTATGTTTTAGGATTAAAAGAAATATATGATAATTTAGATAAATATCAAAAATCATTAGTACCTCAAACAACATTACACAAATTAACTAATAGCTTAAGTGAAATTGATAAATTAGAGGTTAAAAATCTTTTATCTATATTAGATAGTATACAAATACCTGCAACTGAAGAGGATTTAGATAAAGTAACCGCATTTTTAGCAGCATATGATGCTATGAGTGATTCTCAAAAATCTAAAGAAGAAGTTAAAAATGCAAAAGCTAAGATAGATGAAATATTATTAGAAATTGATGAAGAAAAAGCTTATGAACAAATGGCGAAAGAACTTGCATCAGATGTGAAAAAGTTTAATACACCAATGAATAGGAAAGAATTAGAAACTGCTAAATCTTTAGTCAAAAGACATAAAGAGTTAAATGATAGAGCTAAATTATATTTTAGTGAAGACAAAGAAGCAGTAGAGAATTTAGATAAAATAAAAGTAAATATAGAACAAATAGCTACAGCAGACGAATTTGATAACGCTATAAGAGATTATGTTGTAGATAATATTAACAGCAAAGAAAAATTGAAATCAGCAAGAGCTAAATTAGATACATATAATAAATTAAGTGATGAAGTAAAATCATATGTAACAGAAAAAGAAAAAGTTGAATCATTAAAATCTGCCATATTTAAAGCAGAAGAAAATTTAGCAAAAGCTAAGGAAGTTGATGATTTAATAAATGCATTACCAGAAAAAATAACTGAATCTGACCATGGAATGGTTTTATCAGTAAAAGAAAAATATGATGCATTAACATATGATCAAAAAGGTTTTGTAGAAAATATTGATAAATTAAACAACGCATTAAGTCAAATACTAGAAAAATTTGAAAAAAAATTAGAAGTAAATGATATAAAATCTACAGATGAAGTAGTAACAGGTAAAGGTGAAGCTGGGGCTAATATAGACATTTATGTTGATGAAATATTAGTAGGAAATGGGTCAGTAAATGAAGATGGAACTTTTGAAGTAGAAATACCTGAATTAGAAGAAGGAAAAACAGTATCTATTAAAATGACAAAAGAAGGATATGAAACTTTAGAAGTAATAAAAACAGTTTTAAAAGGTAATAATTCAACAAATCCTGGAGATGGGAATCAAGATGATGATAATGATCAAGATAATGATAATAACCAAGGGGATGATCAAAAGCCAGACTCAGATGAAGATCAAGATGTAGAGGATGATCAAAACCAAGGTGGAAATCAAAATAATGATAATTCAAACCAAAATTCTTCTGGAAGTGGTAGTAATGTACAAACAGGAGACCCTTCATCAGTTGGGTATTTGGCAATGGGAATATTAGCAGTAGGTGGATTATTCTTTGTTAGAAAAAATAAAAACAATTAA